In the Malaclemys terrapin pileata isolate rMalTer1 chromosome 3, rMalTer1.hap1, whole genome shotgun sequence genome, TatgcctttttatttaaaaagaaaatatctatTTTGTTTCTGTATGCTGTCCAATGAGAACAATTATTTGGaccttttgttttttgtaatgtgTTTTGCTGAAGAGTGCAGCTGCATACATTTTTCATTTGGAGACAACGGATCAGTCACATGCTGGGGTGCCTAAATCTATTACCAAGAGGTAGTTTTATCCCTAGGAGACCATAATGCCTTAGTTGTCTTGGATACATGACATCATATAACACTGTAATCAAATCTGCAGTGCATTTGGGATTTAAATCTGAGCTCAATCTTAACAGCAGCTCTTGTGAGATGCACAATACATTGTGTAGAcaaaggaaaaggggaggggagaaggaaatcaaattaattaaataaataattaacacCACCACCCCAGTGTCAGGCTCTTGAAATACTTTGGTCAGATGAATGCATTGTTTTAACTTTtccagcttttaaaaataatgttttacatAGCTATGCAGAGAGATTTTTTGACAGAACTGTctatttgtaatgaaagaagatATTAATTGAGTTTGTCCTCTGCTATTTGCATGTATTTCCAAGTATAGGGCTTGTGAGTAGTTTTATTTATCCCTACAAGGGATGGTCTACACACAATTTTTGTACTGCTTTAAGGACAGCTATTTGAAACCAGGATAGTTAAAGCAGTTACAGCCTTTTGTGTGAACAAGTTATACCAATAAATTTAGGGGAATAAGCAATAATAGCATAAAGATGTCTTATACTGGTGTAATTGCTTCTATGCTAAAGATTATACTGATTTATTAAggtaaaaacataaaataaaaaatcacatcCCCCTCACCAAAAAACTGCATAGACCATGCCTAGGAATAGTGGTGTAAGTTAGGCTTCATGGACTCTTCAGCTATAAATGAGTCCAGGGCATGGTTAAAATGCTGCTGTCCTCTGACACAGTTACAACATGGTTCAAATTCTAGCCTATATGGGACTGAACTATATCCTCATGAGGCTAAAGCCTTGGATGATATACAGTAGAATTTTTAACTTTCAGGGGACAgctgtattgtaaacaagtcTCTTGACTCATTTATATTAGTAGTATACACGAGGCCTTACTCGCATCAGTAGTTCCATAGGAACAAGTGGgtatactcacatgagtaaaggttTCCCTATCCTTGGGTGTAAATattcttttttatattaaaaaggaTAGCAAAGAGAGAGACAAGTTACAGCTCTGTCAAGAAAATGTGTCAACACAAATCtgtaagttttttgttttgttttaaatcctacaaatgttaggccttgtctacactgcagagttttgtcggcaaaacttttgtcaatgATCAAAAAGTGCTGAAAGAAAATGGGTATTGTGTGTTCACACTATGCTCCCTCTGTCGGCACAGCGCATCCACACTTGGGACATTAGCATCGTCAGTGACAGcagtgcactgtgagtagctatcccacagttcagcTTCCCATCTACTGCTACTAGGTCTTGTGCAgtcgttctcaaacttttgtactggtgacttctttcacacagcaagcctttgagtgtgaccccccccccctataaattaaaaacaccttttaatatatttaacaccattataaatgctggaggcaaagcatggCTTGGGGTAgagactgacagctcgcgaccccccatgcaataacctcgcaatcccctgaggggtcccgacccccagttagAGAACCCCTggtcttgtgggaaggtggagtggTTTGTAGCACATCATGGGTCCGGGTTTAATGTCCCATGATGTATTGCTTTCCGTTCCAGCATTCCATGTGCTTCCATCTTTGcggcatttttcaatggcccttGTTTACTGTTTGCCCTGCCATCTCTGTGAAAGGATGGATCCCACACTGCTGTCCAATGCTCTGCTAGCTGTCAGTAACACATTACAAATGGCCGTGCAGTTCATCGTGAAGTTCCTAACTTAACAGTATTCACGGTTGCCTGACATGCTGTCTGACATGGATAGGAGTAACATTcaattacttttggcattcatggaaCAGCTGCAAATGGTGGACCatcacttttgggctcaggaaactagcactgagtggtgggatggTGTCGTtgtgcaggtctgggacgatgaGCAGTGGTTACAGAATTTTCTgatgaggaaagccaccttcctggaagtGTGTGCGGAGCTTGTCCCTTCCCTGTGGCACAAGAATACTCAAATGAGAGCTGCTGTTCTCGGTGTAGATGTGCGTGGTGATTGCAGTGTGGGAGCTGGCAAATTcagactgctactggtcggtTGCGCATCAGTTTGGAGTCGGGAAGTcgactgttggggctgcgttaacacaagtgtgcagagccattacTTGCAttctgctatgaaggactgtgactcttcgcaatgtgcgtgaaatagtggatggctttgcagaaatgggcttCTCTGACTGTGGagaggcgatagatggcacacttATTTAAATTTTGGCACTGGACCATCTTGCGaaagagtacatcaataggaagaggtacttctccatggtgttgcaggcacttgtggataACCGCAAGCGTTTCAGTGACATCAATGCGGGGTGGttcggaaaggtgcatgatgcacataTCTTCAGGAACACcaacctgtacagaaagctgcaagcagggactatttttccagaccagaagattacagtgggggatgttgaaatgcccatagttatccTGGgcataccccttaatgccatggctcatgtaGCTTACacgggaaacctggacagcagtaaggagcgcttctacaacaggctgagtaggtgcagGATGACCGTGGAATGTgcgtttggcagattaaaggcatgCTGGTGTTGCCTTTATGGCAGGgtagacctcaatgaggataatattcccatggtttTAGCCGTGTGCTGTACATTGCACGATATTTGTGAAGGTAAGTGTGAAAAGTTTGCTCAGGGGTGGACTGCTGAGGCAGACCGCCTGGCTGCAGATTTTGAGCaaccagataccagggctattagaggggcacaacgggaggcaatttgaatcagggaggctttgaggcaacactttgaaaaaGAGAACCGGTAATGTATATTACTATGATCGGGACTGCAATGCTTAATGAAATCAAGTTTTGCTAGGAGGCATTTGTGATTTTTGTGGCCTAGGATTCCATGTAAGCAAATTACTGAACTGCTTGTGTATGTGTTGTTGCCACCAGCTATCACAATTTGCAGGACACAAATAAAGATTTACTTTTATTGCACAGAAAACAacaccatctctctctttctcacactctctctctctctctctctcttgattGGAGAGGAGGGTAGCTGGGGAGTAACTCTAGCTGTCATTTGAAAAAGTGTCCATTGGGGTGGAGTGAACAGGAAAGCGAGAAGTCCCGGAAAGCGAAAAGGAATGCAAGGGAGGGCATGGGAAAGAGTTCTAAATGCGCTGAAGGGGAGGGCTCATCTGCTTAGTCTGGAGTGCTATGATTGACTTCAGCATCTTAGTTTGCTCCTCTATAACTTTAGTCATCCTCTCAGTAGCGTCCTTAATGAAGgcctcattttcttttctgtcctgcctttcggtTTCCCTCCACTGCACACACTCCCTCTTTTCTGCATCTGAATATTGCAGCAGCTCCTGGAACATACCCTCCCCTTGTTCCATCTCAGGTGCTTTCTTATATGTCAGAGGCGCTCCGCTGGTGTGTAGGGGGTGcctctgaaggccacatctgcagaatCACAAGGAACAACACAGAAGCATGACTGATAAGTACACACACAGCATTGAAACATTATAGTAAAATATGCCTCTAGTAACATaccaatcactttctcactgactctTGACAAGCACACATGTTGGCGAAACCCCAAGCATGGTAAATTTATCCCAGGGCGTGAGGCATTCTACATGAGGAGAAAGGCAATATGAACAAGTTGTGGTGCAGTCAACTTGCGACAATATTCTAAATTTTCCCACCCTTTTCCATAGGCAGGGATCATTGTAGCAGATACCTCACTCCTGAAGGAAGCAAGGGTGCATCTACTGCATGCTGGTGGCTTCGGACCCAGTCCCTATACTGCttgcctgtgtgctgctttggtccctgcacaagtgattgcagAATGGCGTGAGAAAGTTTCGTTCAATGAGGGAAGGAACAAATTAGCTCTGCCAAAGaatctttggcagaggattgctgAATACCTCCAGGaaaaagtttcctagagatctctctggaggattcccatgaaatcttggtatgcatcaacaccctgttctgccatACTAGTTAGCTGcacagggaaatgtccagcacacagaaacacagccagccatGTACATTTCTATGTCCTTAGCTCACCTCTGCACTACACAAAGCAAAACCACTTACCAgggtctcctctcctgcttcttgctcactGGAGTGCGACTGCCGtgactggctagacacctctggagtggagaacagctactgACTGGGCACACCACCAGGCAACCCCGCAGTGGGCTCCACATAGTCATCTACCTCCACCTCTTTATCAGTGACTTCGTCGTCTGGGTTAGGTCCACTTTCTGCCAACTCCAGCCCTGCCAAAGTATCTATggggctcttggtggtggaggtggggttacTGCTGAGGATAGATCTAACTCCTTATAGAAATGGCATGTCTTCAGCGCTGCACTGGAGCAGCGATTtgtctcccttgccttctggtatgcgtacctcagctccttgatctttaCTCTGCACTGCACCATGTCCCGGTCATAACCCTTTTCGCACAAACATCGAAAAACCTGCCtgaaattcctatggctggagcgcagctgggactgcacagcctcctctccccaaataccAAGCAGACCTAGCAGCTCTGTAGTGGTGCAAGTGGGAGAGCGTCTGCTGGGTGGAGCCACCACTGTCAGCTGAGAAGATGCGATGTGAGTTCTCCACggcaagcaaacaggaagtggaatttcaataATTCCCAGTGCTTTAAAGGGAAGAAGGGTgatggttgtttacctggctgcagggcagtggagttggaaCTGCTGACAAGAGTAGTCAGgagaggcattgtgggacaccttcaGAAGGCCTATTAAAGTGATAAAATCaagcatggtgtctacactggcactctgtcaaaaaaaaaatttgtggaAAAAGTCCTATGTCTTTCGTCAAGATGGTTTCGTATTGTCGCCAAAAgtggcattgcagtgtgtacacctccgtTGTTTTGCCACCAACAGCTGCCTTTTGCCACcaaaactttgcagtgtagacaaggccttaagaAAGTGTTAACCGTAACTTCTTTATAGTTGTATGACCTGATTTGCCATAGTCTTGCACCTCATGTTGTAGCCATTTACAGCTGGCTGTACAAAGTGCGTGATTTTTGGTGAAGTTTATATATCCATTTTAAGCAAgagtaaattactaaacaaaGTATAAGGCTAATAGTTTAGATGGGACTTTATGTATGACCATAGTATGATTGAATTCGTTACTTGTATGAATATGCGTGCAGACTGGGTTGTTGTTTCATAAAAGTCAAGCGTGTGcattaaacaaagaaaataattgatttaaaGTAACAAAGTTGTGTTTTCATGGATATTTCTTgaagaaaattactttttatgTTGCAGGAAATATAGCAGTATTGGATATACCTGTAATTTGATGAAAGGTAACTTTATAGTGGGGATAAACACTACAGTAATCCACTCTGAAAATAGCAAACACTATATTGAATGCACCTGTATCTCACTGAACCCAcatgtaaaaaaactaaaaaaacccaaacaatgaCAACAAAAAACACCCTTAAAACTGGTTTTTTTGGAAATCTTGGTTTGtatataaaagtttaaaaaaacaaaatgcccTTATCTTCTGTATTTAATTGTCgttctgtttatttttcttcagtgtgtgaaaaacagaaatgaaaaatcATATTGTATCACTTTTAAAATAGAAGCCATTCAATAAGTGGTTCATAGTTTCTGTATGTGAAGTCTTCCATACAGGAAATACTAtctattatttttgttaatataAAGATCAGAAGAAAACCTGGCTATCTTCCCctggaaaaaaatcaagtttagtgtataaattaaaacaaacagtgAAAATCCACAACATTAAACACCCCCGTCACCTCGATTAATTATAATTTGTAAGTCCAAGAAACCATCTGAAACCCTCTTCCCGTCTATCACTTGTGTGAGGCCCAAAAGGTATCAGAAATGGCACACTTCTGCCAGCCATGCTTGGGGAATGCTGCATTCCTTGTGTGTGGAATAGCCAAATTTCCTGGCAGGTCTGTCAACAGAAGTGTTGCGGGAGGGGCTTTTAGCCAGAAATCCATTGCTCAAAAAATAAAGTACTCAGCCCGACACCCCTGTCCCTTAATAGCAGCTGCTCATTAGATATGCACAAGGTACTCTAATTTGGAACTGAGGGTTGCATTGCTCAGCCTCACTTGTTTTACTTTAAGCACAAGGTTTGATCACTTGGGCTGTGCACTCATTaccagaatttcacctctagtaTGTAATGTGATCTTACATTAGTTAATAGCTGTTTCTGCTGAACCTGTAATTACAGGATGACACCAGATAGGTTTCTTCAGTTATAGCAGTATTAGACAAGAGACATTGACTATCCTCCCCTATCTTATATACTTTATAAACCCTACCATTACCAGAAtgtgtctgtgcaaccttaaagtCGACTCCTTGTACTTATGTAATATGATACTGgtcttaattacatgatcacttacTACTTATTCATCAGGACCTTGCGTTATTGGTACTTAGGTTGGACAGTTGTCCTGTTGACTTTAGTGACTTGTTTAGCCACCAAAACCGTAGAGAGTACGACCCTGGCGCTTCAGAGCATAAACCACATCCATAGCCATTACAGTCTTTCGCTTGGCATGTTCAGTGTAAGTGACAGCATCACTGATCACATTCTCCCAgaacactgtcataactataaagggaagggtaacagccctcctgtgtacaatactataaaatccctcctggccagagactccaaaatccttttacctgtaaagggttaagaagctcaggtaacctggctgacacctgacccaaaggaccaataaggggacaagatactttcaaatcttggggggaaggtttttgtttgtgctctttgttttgggggttgttcgctcttgggactgagggggaccagacatcaatccatgctctccaaatctttctgaacaagtctctcatatttccaacttgtaagtaaacagtcaggcaaggtgtgttagtttttatctttgttttctcaacttgtaaatgtacctttttgctagagtgtttatctttgtttgctgtaactttgaacctaaggctagagggggttcctctgggctctttaagtttgattaccctgtaaagttagtttccattctgattttacagagatgatttttacctttttctttaattaaaagccttctttttaagaacctgattgatttttccttgtttttagatccaagggggttggatcttgatccaccaggagttggtgggagaaaggaggggggatggttaatttctccttgttttaagatccaagggttttggatctgtattcaccaggaaattggtgaagaatctctcaaggctacccagggaagggaattagcacattgggagtggtggcagcggaccagatctaagctggtagttaaggttagaagttttcatgcaggcccccacatttgtaccctaaagttcagagtggggaaggagccttgacaaacACCTTCAGCACTCCACAGGTCTCTTTGTAGATCAACCCCGAAATACGCTTCACACACCCGCTTCGAGCCAAGCGACGAATAGCTGACTTGGTTATACCCTGGATGTTATCCTGAAGCACTTTACAATGGCGCTTGGCACCTCCCTTTCCCAAGCCTTCACCACCCTTACCGCGACCAGACATGGTGAAATCACACTCACAGTTGTCAGTGGGAGCCCCAGCCGCCCTGGGCTGTCAGCAGGagcgtgattatattgtgttattttgaaaaataaaatatacagaattttgcaggattttaaaatattgtgtgcagaattcccccaggagaagTAATTGTAACCTTGTCTAAAACAGGATGCTTTTCCTAAACATTTTCTACTGGTGCTATGACCAGTTCAGCTCTGATGGAAGCATTAGTGTGAACAAAGTATTGCTGACCACCTGTTAAGCTGTCTACACTAGTCCCTCCACTAGTGGAGCTGAAGCACTGATGGCAACAGTTTAGCAAAAAATCCTAATGCAGAAACGGCTACAGTGTATGTAAAACCGGTCTTGTAGTGATGTTCCAACTAGCAGTATTCTACCGTTTGCAATCATTTTCTCTTCTTGAACGGTCATTTCCTTTAGTGCAGCATTCCTAGTAAGAAAACACTCCTCTTCCCCCGCCAAAACCCCAACTTCATTAATTTGCAGCTCAGATTACTGTAAATCATGTATACATGTATACAAAATACATtagaacagaaacatattttaagTGTTAAAAATCTTGGAAATGACCAATTAGGGTAATCTACTAAATATTCTGTTACCTTTCAGTTTATATGTTCAGTTACTAGCTGAGCAGTGCCCATATTGAAAGAGTTAATAAGTATGTCTTTTGGTTGTTGGGAGAGTGTATGGTGGATGACTTGTCAGCATATCATTAACTGAATGTATGAACAGTAGAATGATTATGTAAATTAATTTGATTGGTCTCTTCTGTTCTTTCAAATTGTCACATGATATGCAAACCCTGTCCTCCTTTGGGGGTGGGTTGGGGTTGTGATACCACCACAGTTAGTCTACCAGTCTGTCCCCAGGCTGAAAGCAGCATGGCCCAGGGGTCGGAGTCAATATGGCGGCCTTCGGGTACAGGGCTGggcggcctaatggccagagtcaacaCAGCTGCCCTTATGTTCAGGGCtgcgtggcctagtggctagattcAGGGAAGTGGGCTGTCACCTAGGGGTGGGTGGTGGCTGGGGTAGGAGGACCAggaccctccctctccactgggtcccagcccagggccctcttGGAGACAGGTGTGGTTGCCACCCAGTCAGCAGGGAATCCTACTGCAACATGCTGACCTTGCTCGGGTGGGAGATACCACTCTCTCCGccctgcctccctgggccacttcctaccatgtTTCCTGAGGTAGCAGTCCATACATTGTTGGTATCCCTGGGTTCCCTGGCAGAGGTAGCACCCTGGAAGTCTGACTCCCGGCAGTTGACTGAAGGTAGCAGGTCTCcaatctggccccagggttctcTGGCTCCCACAGTCAGTGGCTGTAACGGCTCCTGGCCTGGAGCCTCCATCAAGCATCTTCTCTCTTGGGTGGTCAGCCtagaatgagctgggctgctcccttttattataaggcagcagatggagcattaCCAGCATGGTCTGAGGGGCGGAAATTCTGCCACCCACAGTGTGGGGTTAACTCTCCCTTGCCCAGTACACACCCCGTCACACAGATGCATACCGTAGATTGTGCCAGGAGCTATACAGCCCCTAGCTTGGTAAGTACAGCAGGGGTGAAGATGGTGTCATGTCAGCTGTACAGCAGCAGTAATTCCTACAGGTTATATGGCCTTATGTGTTTTGGGGGATGAAGAGCAAAAAAGGGGAGACAGGAAAGTTCATTTTAATGAGCTTCCTTGAGTATCCTCACAATTCATCACAGCTAATCTCTGTTTAGAGAAATGGTGGGCTCTGTGGCATTGCAAGCCTTTCCTGTAGAAAGGAAGTATCAGCTGCCTTTCGGGGCTTTTGCTACAGCAGGCCATAATGTGCTGTATAATGTGCTGAATTAAGCCCTAGAATATTCCTTTttgagaagaagaaaaataattacaaaCCATTGTTACTTAAAGAACGTCAGTTATTTGGACTTGAGAACGGAACTCCAGGAACACCAATTATCTACAGGAAATCATCAAACCTCTCAGCTAAAGAAACCTGTCCTTTCTGTCTTAGGTgtctgtggtgacgacgcaggaaaggaaacagaacgccaggtctgtggtagctagagagctttacaagcctcttgcaaaaagcctcccaggaaaacttttcctggggtttttatttctctccttactttgtttacaactcttcttagtggttacattcttgcgcatagaagagccaggcagtatacatgcacataagataacgaacccatctcttgagcgcgtgaacaccagctgcgagggtacaatcaaatcagccaaataagtttcccaaacacaaacgctggattgaaggtcactcctgcctcgtagccatgggagcagtttgccgcgcctgtggactggcgattcgggagctatgcatctctacatctccccctgttttattttataaatgcggtgtttaaacaaaacactctcgcagggtagcatacacaatgccactagattgggtatacattaaacaaagcagcaaagtaaaacgtcaaacatcaaaactaggaccccatactataaaagggtcttcatccactctaagggtggctataactaaatataatcctaccaaggaagaaaaacgtcttggcggatgacttaagcatagcatttcagcatatcaatttgctattgcatacaaaactattatcagcaagcttaaaacagcacatttctttcactgtctcacaccccagatgttgctgggtggtttacagacaggaacaaggcaggtacttaacagaccttgcatttccggggcaacggccaggcagaaatcagattgatttaatacttctgccaggtggacccaggtgttaaactgcagccgctgctccatctggggttcgccttggcagctaggggccaacaggaaactccccaatacacacaaaataaggagtgaattagcattaaggcaagctaacaatgtcacaaggtaattttctgcggtaggttctagctgctgctgcactcgcagctgctcagcctgcagtgaaagggctttaacctgtccccaggttatgcgctgcgggggcccccgcggggggcgctggcgaggacgctcgggatcctgcagatgtaggttgaactgtggaatggggttcgatagtccctggtgccaggccatcgccgtgccacgggcggacgttacgcgccgggacccacaacggacctgtaggaagagaaacggcagcatgccctcgtccccacgttataaggggcactgggccatgccactgagggtctggggccttgcgatatttaacaaaggggcggggcaaggcctggtagctgcgaaaatgacattctgctgcagagtagttgtcagtcaaattcaaatgattcagggtaaaaagcactgcagccagccattcctggcggggaggaaggcctacgggaatcccccctttctgtttttggcggaccagggcttgtttgagcgcacgattggctcgttccacaatggcctggcctgtggggttatacgggataccaaacgtgtggacaatgtcccacgtggtacagaaggaggcaaaggccgagctacagtaggcggggccgttgtcggtcttaagatgggatgggtgacccatgattgccatagcgcgaatcatgtgattaataacatgacgagaggcctcacccttctggggggtgacccacacataatgggaaaaggtatctacacacacgtgaagatactgccagggggcaaagggagggaaatgtgtaacatccatttgccagagctggttggccgaggttccacgagggttaacccctacctccgggctattggagagagaagcgcaaaggtcacactggcgaacaatggcctgcgcctgatacaatgggagagtgaactgcttggcaagggccttggcggattgatgaaaaaaggcgtggctttcgattggggaggaaaaaattgaggccaccgatttgaccgcctggtcggccaccgtgttgccttctgttaataggcccggtagtgtggtgtgactgcgaatgtgtgccacaaacagtgggctagagcgggaggaaaggagctgttgcagggtaagaaaaagggccaacaaattgtcatcacaggagggcgacacataggaacctggaagagacttaagaacattagtaacataaagactgtcagtaatcaaattaaaagggtcatcctggaagcatcggcaggccaggatgacagcagccaactctgcgcgctgtggggagcgctgaggcagggtaaagcggacttgccaagtgccttgcacctgccagctgaccgcacctcgtgttgggccgccgtccgtaaaaagggtaagtgcatccttaatggggacggttgacaaggacggccggaggtgaaggcaacgttgttgtaggaatgaaagacgggggtcagggggaatgtgatatttaacttccccaacatagtcagcaagagacaattggagggtggcactgcaagagacagtgcgttcccagtctttagccgggatggggacaataatggcaacggggtcccaacccaagagggtacgggaccgttctcgcactttaaaaatcagctctgcggcctgttgagggagtgtctgaatagtatgcggaggggagtgggtcaaataaatccattcaattaaacgaagacgcgctgccgccccctcctgggcgaggacagctgtcggttgtgagagtgtgggaagcaaaatggcaaaaaggggctgttccctttctcggcggtcgacccacacctgggccagggtctggttaatgagggtgaccgcttggcgctgttcctgggaaacgggaatgatatctccggggagacggccctgccgaaggccagaaaaaagaggggacagcatggaggtagtcagagggcaaaaaggacgaatccaattaagggaccccaataactgttgaagctgtacaaacgtaagagggttgggcaataccaactcgggacaaactggacgggcatatgactggagcatgcggtgaccaagatacaaaaagggt is a window encoding:
- the LOC128834772 gene encoding histone H4-like — protein: MSGRGKGGEGLGKGGAKRHCKVLQDNIQGITKSAIRRLARSGCVKRISGLIYKETCGVLKVFVKNVISDAVTYTEHAKRKTVMAMDVVYALKRQGRTLYGFGG